One window of Nicotiana tomentosiformis chromosome 11, ASM39032v3, whole genome shotgun sequence genomic DNA carries:
- the LOC138901835 gene encoding uncharacterized protein, with translation MDLNLRQRRWLEILKDYDITILYHSSKAYVVADALSRKAESMGSLAFISADERPLVLDIQSFANRLVRLDILEHSRVRACVAAQYSLFEQIKARQFDDPHFLVLREIVLQGSSKEVIIGEDHVL, from the coding sequence atggatctcaatttgaggcaacgcaggtggcttgagatactaaaggactatgatattaccatcctttatcattcgAGCAAAGCgtatgtggttgcggatgccttgagcagaaaggctgagagtatgggtagtttggcatttatttcagcagaTGAGAGGCCACTAgttttggacattcagtcctttgctaacagacttgtgaggttggatattttagagcacAGTCGAGTTCGTGCATGTGTCGCCGCTCAGTATTcattattcgagcagatcaaggctcgtcaattCGATGATCCACACTTTCTGGTTCTTAGGGAGATAGTACTACAGGGTAGTT